TCATCTGTCTGgcagaggcagacagacagactcttTGTATGAGCAAGACCTCTACATCTTCCTCAGTCTGTCACCCTTGTCTGGAACAAACTTAAGATATAAATGATGGGATTCTACTGATCTAAAACTAGAAAAACCTTCATCTGTATACAGAATATTCACTGGTGTACCCTTTATTTCTGCCTGTCAATTGGATTACACCACTTTGGTATTAACCACACGATTTCAGACATGGTAGATGTTGGTCTAAATGTTGGATCATCTTACATTTATTGTATCCTGTAGTATCATACATTCATGTACAAACAGTATGTTGATGAAGCAGAAATATCTATGTCAGTCACATTGTGGATAACCGAGACACTTATATAACCGATGATTTAATACTGATTACATTTGTTGCATAAAGGTCTGAGTGAAAGAACCAAAAGCTGGAGAGAATGTACAGAAGGCTGAATGTTTGCTGAAGgacataaaacattaaaattcaacTCCCTCAATTAATTTTCTTATACACACATTCCATAACAGTATTTTGCATTTAGTAAGAACAAAACAATAGAAATGAGATACATTTAATTCAAATCATTGAAAATGAAACATACATTCCATATGGATCAATTATTTACAAAACTGCTCCAGGAAGGAGGCTGGAAAAGTTAAGTGCAATGTCGCCACCTGGTGGCCAGACCACTTCACTAGCGAGTCAAAACAGGACCGACGCTCCTATCTTGAATTCAGCTTAGGAGAAATACTGAAACAGGCTATATTGTCTCATCACAGCCGCAGTCTGAGCCTTCTTAAATATATAACCAAAGAATTCACATCAACTCACATTATTTTAGATCGTAAAGTGAACAGTATCAAGTTATGTCATTTATTGATCTGCAGATTTAGTGCAATCAGGTCAGCAAGTCAACACATGGCTTACTTTAAAGTTACAATCGTTGTCATGGGTTTGGAAAATAGAGAAATATGAAACCTGTTGTATGAAAAGATAAATAGTTTATCTATCTTTAAAGGCACTTTACAGTAACAAACTGAAGATATACTTTATGAAAATGTCGAATAATAAGGGAAAGCTTCACAGTTTATTCCATATCAAGTCCCTGTTTTCTCTTAatgcatcttttattttttgcagcgGGGGAATGAAACGGTTGGTTGTGGGATGTAATTTATACTAATCTATTATTAAAAAGAACGTCACTCAAGTGCATACCTCTGCCAAGGCCAAACCCATTCACTGTTCAGCTTTCCTGGCCCAAGTGCTCCTCTCAGTAAATTGTCAGTAGTTTTTGAGTAACAACGGAAAAGTTGAAATAATACTTCACAATTCAAggacaattttaaaaaaaaatccttcgtCAATTTTTGCATGAAGATTTGAGGGATTCTTTCCGGGCTTAAACAAATTATCCAACCTACACAGGGACACATCAAACATAATCTGAACTGAACAGCTCATATTTTGACTAAAAAAGAAACGACTTATGAAGCCATCTCACACCAAGCACTGAGCATCGGTTCACTTTCAAATCTCATTTATCTCTCTTAGGTTTGGGCTTTAACTGTTCAGAAGTGTAAAGTGTGCAATTGTCAGGTATCACCTGTTACCCTGTTCTCACTTGAaaggttttttcttttgcagtttgttttttaggtTTTTCTTGTCTAGTTTACATGATCCACTCAGAGATCTCAGAGAACATCCGGTCCGTTCTCTACTGTTTGCATAATTAGCCTGTGCGTATGTTCTAGCTCCACTCactctgtctttgtgtcatctaaaacaaattttctgtgCTTTCTCTTTGGCCTTAAAAGTCCATCCTCCTACTTGTCCCTCTTGCCAGCTACTAAATCTGGTTGTGGCTCTAAACCGCCAGGTCATCTTGGCGAGCGCGGCTGCTGCTCCCGCTGGTTTTGCTCAGGCGACGTTTGTCCCTCATGCAGTGCAGCAGAGGCGATGGGGAGCAGCTGTTGGGAAGCTGTGTGGGTGCTTGGTCATATCTCATCCTCAGgaagtcctcctcctcttccacagTGTCGCAACTGTGATGTCGCTCAGTGGCCAAGTTGACTGAGTTCTGCTGCAGTGCCATTCTGTTGTTAAAGGGCTGAGAGGCCATGGAGGTCATTGGGTTCATGGAGCTCGGTGCTGCCAGGCACTGGCTGAAATCGGGAGGTGGAGTGCAAGAGGCCGAGGGCTGAGATGGGCTGCTGGGCTCCAGAGCTGCAGACGCAGCCACCGTCACGGCTCTGTGGTTGTTCCTCTGTATCACCCTTTTGCGCATAAATCTCCTGAGGGTCTTCCAGCTAAGGTGGTAGAGCTCCAGCACAGAAAGCAGCAGAGACACACCGGCCACCACCAGCATGAAGACgatgaagacatttttctcCGTGGGTCTAGACATGTAGCAGTTGACAGGGTTGGGGCAGGGCCAGGCCTTGCACAGGTACAGTGCCTTCAGGAACACCCCGTAGATCAAATACTGCACCACAATAAACATCACCTCCATCACGGTACGGATCAAGATGCTCAGCATGTAGGTCTGCAACAGCGCTCCTTTTAGTCGGACATGACCAGTTCGTTCAGATGTCATCGCTTTTTCACTCTCCTTGTGCTGGAGGTACTCCTTATCTCCTTCCAGGTCTCCTTCATGCTCCCCTCttgcctctctctcctcctgctcctttctcctctgcttctcctcccTGCGCACTGTGTGCATGGCATGGCCCATGTATATGAGGGATGGTGTGGAGACAAAAACGATCTGCAGCACCCAGTAGCGGATGTGGGCGATGGGGAAAGCGCTGTCGTAACACACGTTGGTGCAACCGGGCTGCTGGGTGTCGCAGAGGAAGTCGCTCTGCTCGTCGCCCCAGGAGGACTCAGCCGCTGTGCCCAGAACCAGAATacggaagatgaagaggacggTGAGCCAGACCTTCCCGACCGAGGTGGAGTGTTCCTGGACTTCCTCTAGGAAATTTCCCAGGAGACTCCAGTCCCCCATCTTTACTCACAGATCCAATGAACACCTGAGACACgaaaactggagaggaagaagagaaggtgAAGAGACACTAGTGGTGCAAAAGGAAAGGTGAAAGGTGGAGGATAGATAGAGAAGGGAACAAtgggaaaacagaaacaatcagtCATGAACAGCTGTAGATGCTCTGTATTCCTGTAAATGAAATGGGAGTGTTTGAGCATAAAAATAGCCTGACTGACGGAATAGCTTGAGGTCTGGACGCTGGCATGAGAACAACTGTTTTCCCTCGATAGAGGCAAAGAGGGTAGAAGTTGTGGGgtcatataaatgtaaatagtTAAGTTATTTTAAGAAAGATATTTCAAATATTATGCTCTATGTTTACATTTCTCTTGTTCATTCCAaattgtgtgtgagagacacaGATCACCAGAGGGAAAGTGAAAGCTGGCTGTCCTTTTAACGCTGTGACCTGGACTGAGCTGTGCATCCATGTCGCTTGTGGACCATTACTAACAGACTTCCCTCACAGCATCACAACAGCAGCTTAGAAATCATCTGTGCTACAGAATAACCACCGACTCAAACATGCAGCAATCTGGATCTACATCAGCCcgtccagtgtgtgtttgtgtgtgtgtgtgtgttttcacctctTGACTCCAGCATTAGTGAGAGTTTGGTTAAGACCCAAACATGGCAGCAACAGGCTGGCAAGCCTCAGGCAAGAATCACCCTATAAGGCTGTTCACCAGACAGTTTTACAAGACCAATGAATGACCCTCGTTATTGAGGAGTTAGGAAAACCCATCAACTTCTATTGAGACGTGACCTCTGACAACCATATGCATTGAGGAACTAAGTGCCGGTTTTAACTATGTGATTAGAGACCGAAGCCAGATGACATATAAACTAAGATAGAAGAGCTTTAAGCAACGGTTTGACAGGTTTTTCCGAGACGTCACACATCTAAGGTTTCTGCCCTACTTTGCaaggtgaaagaaaatgtataCATTCCTAAAAAGCTCTGTGGTAAAGACAAACAGTTTGTGTGGAAAGTAGACTGTATGCGATAATCACTACAATCACTCAATCACAGGTAATAGTCTGTCTCACCACTGATCTCCCTCCAAGTGTAATCCATGATCAGTTGCTTCCATAATAAGTCATTCTCTGGTGTCGTCCACCGTTCAGGGGTCTGAACAGAAAGACGCATGTGAGAGACGTGGTCCCTGACCACCTATCCCTCTGTCTCCtccaccctccctctctctatGAAGTATATATATGGCAATAAGATCAGAGCGTTGTGTTCTTTATCTGTAAAAGAGGGAAAGGCAGGGAAACAAAACACTCATAAGAACAAGAGGAAATGTTCCACCTCTGTTCCCATGGAAGGTTGATGCACCACTGCATACCACAGTTAGTAGTCTGACAATTGTTTTCCAGCATGACTCTAAATGACTCTAATACCTTTAAATAATGTCAGACTGGTGACGGTCAGACCGTTGGTAAAGCAGATTCTCATCGCACTCAGGGAACTGGCTAAAAGCCCTCCTTGGATAAAAATGATGAACTTTCCTGGAAGTAAATCACAAGCAGCCAGAGAGTTGGATAAAGGAGTGTGTGAGTTTAGCCAGCACAATACCAGGAGGTTCATGTTACACCGTCACACTCTTATTGGCTAACACTAACAACAGACCTTCCTCACCTGTACAGATCCTGACGTGATAGTCTATGTTGTGAATGCATGGAGAGACCAGAATCAAGACATGTTgattttgggttagggttaggcataTTCtaaataggtttttttttatatataaggcgcactggattataaggcgcactgtcggtttttgagaaaattaaaggcttttaggtgcgccttatagtgcggaaaacactACATCCAGAACCCACTTTTAGAGCAGTAATTCAGTCTTGGGGCAAACATGAAAGAACCCATTCAGAGCCCAAACCAGCGCTAATCCACAGCAGTGGACTGGACATGTTCCTTCACTGAGGAAAGCAGACAAAGTGGAATTCAGATTGTCTGGTGAGGCGCAGCGGTCTTTGTCATTTCCTCGACTACCCCTTCCTGTCCTCGGAGTTAAGTAATCTCAAACAATATGATTTCCGAAGGCCAAAAGGGGCGAGGTACTAAAAGGAGCAGGAGAAGGGAGGTTAGAGCCCAGCTGCTCTCTGCTTTAAAAGCACATTCCACTGCTGGTCACCTGTGTGAACATGGAAGCCTGGCAATAAGTGTGGATTTACTGTCACACGCTGTGCCCTTAGCTGAGTGGTCTGGTTTGCCTGTAGACCATCATGGCTGTCATATTTGTTTATAATCTCCGTGGCAGAGTAATGGACAATCTGGTTAGAAGGTGTTGAGGACAGTGAATTGCGCACAAGGGGTATTATGCACCTCAGAGTTATTTCTGTTTGACGTTGATTGAAGCGTCATGGATGAGTCAAAAAAGCTCCTTCGAAAAATGAAGGATAAGAGTTATGACAGATATCGTGATAAACTAAGTGAGAACATAGGTAAGGGGTCATTTCATCAGTGCACCGTCAACTGAAACTGAACCGGACTGGTTTCCAGTCAGATGTGTATGCACTGACGCTGAAACAGTCTGTACAACAGCCAGACAGCTGAGGAAGACGTGTCGCTGGAGGGCGGTGAGTTGGTTCAGGAAACAAACGCCTCAGGCTGGAGACAGAAGCGGGTGGAAGAGATAGTCATGTTTTCCCTGCTTGAATCTGACACATGGAGCTGTGGCTTCAGATTTATGTTCCAAACTTAGTATTTGAGAGTCGACTCAGTACCAAGAAAAGACACCCTTATTCTTTTTAGTCAGCAGCTTATGACCCTCAGAATAAAAACCTGCTGCTGACGAGCTGAAGAGAGACATATTTACCATGGCACTGACGATCTGTGTGTCCACAGAGCAGCAACAACAGGGGGCAGGGTTGATTTAAACATTCCTCCAGCGAGCTGCACCTTTCAGCACTAAGCTGTGTTTGACAGCCTCCGGATCCTCGCAGAGGACCGTCTGCTCCACGCTGGCAGTTAGATGGCAGCAGTATACATTTTCTTAGCCAGCTTCCCTCTAATGGGACATGTTTAGACTAACATCAATGGAGGAAAAAGTATTTACGCAGCCCTATGCATTAAGCAGGGTCGTGTTATGTGAGTCTGAAGCGATTTTCTGAAGATGAAGCCAATTCTTCAGCAAACCTCTCAACATGCTCTTTTAACAACCTTATCACCTGACAAAGTAATATGTCTTTTTAattacaaagtaaaataaagaaagaaaactacTTAATTTCCTGGAATaattgtctgtatttttgtaatattcTAGATACTCTCAGACTGAAAGGTCCTGAAGTGAAGACTTCAAGCTCTGAAGCTGTGTGACGTCTCTGAAGAACTTAATGACCCTGTTATCTGCTCCAGATCAGAATAATAACAGGATTCAGGACTGAATCTCTTCAGTAATACATTACTTAAACACATCCACATTATCCATGTCAGGGCACTGTCAGTTCAGCAACCCGACCACTTTACACCAGAAGTTTGATCACCACAAATATCCACAATGTACTTTTagtttttcaaataaaagtgaaattatCTATTTAGATTTTAACGCATGCGTTGAAATTGAAGTAAatatgcattatttattttactccaAAATGCCAAATTAaagtttgattttaattttgctttGCCAAGTCTGTGGATGTTTTGAGAATATTATACATGTTGGATATTCCTTATTTAATACATAGTTTCTCCCTGTATCAAATAAGTAGACAAAAAAGTagatgtaaataataattatcTACAACAGTTTATTGCTAAAAGATCATGAATATCacacttgtatttgtattttgatgTGAACTCCACTGAAGAGATCTTGTGTCCGAATAAAGTAAAGgtcacaattaaaaaaaaaaatcactttggaCAAATTTTTTCGCTTAGtcacattacattttattacatgtCCTCATAgtgtttgtctctttgtctgttgattgtttgttgtttgagaAAATCTTTTGTCTCATTATCACCCGAAATACTAGAAAATACTAATTATATGAAATTACCAAGGGAGATAAATTCATAGCAATTCAGTTTACAACATTCTGACAGCTCACCGAGGTTTCAGGGAAACAGCTGCCACACAACACATGGGACAAATGTATACAAACCACACAAACTGCTAATACGTAATACAAGTTTCATCCATCCTATCTGACATCACCACACATGATTGAGTTAACACACTCAGGCTGATGGTATTCAGTAgggggttgtttgtttttgtgactgAAGCCGTATCAGGTCATTATTGAGATGTAACAAAAGGACATAATGATCATTATCATACACGATGTGATGCTTTTAATCTTGGTTGTTGACGTGTGTGGCGGGTCAGTGTGAGGGTGTTCAGCAGCAGCTGTTTAGCTGCAGGATCCCACAGATGCCAGGATTACAATCACCGATGACAATGTTTAAGTTTAGAGGCATTGAGCGGTAGGGATGCGAGGCGGGGAGAGTCTGACCTACAGAGTGGATCTGATGTGGGTTGAGGGGGAGACTAACTCCTACTCATGTGAGTCACCTGTTGTCACCAGCAAGCCAGCATGGATATAGGCTGCCATATATCAGCCACACCAGGAGAAGCCGGCAGGCCACTGTGCTGCTCGTTACCTTACATGGCTGCTTGGCTCTTCATCTGCCTACTTCTGTACACAGACCCACAGCCCTGTGATGATCTATTGTTCGGCTGCATATGGCATTATTCTGGAAGGATGCAAAGTGTTTCATGGAGGAACATTATGACTAAGACACTCCTATCTCCTGATCCAGATAGTTGGATTTCTAGCACGTTTGACTTACGATATATTTATTCTATTGTTATCTTTTAGATTTAGTTAACCCCAGTTTCTTTTTTATAATCTTATATAATCTTATTATATTCCACTGAACTAAATGttaaaaactttaaatcataaaaacacAGACTCCAGTTGAAGATCTTGGTGTCTGATGATCTTGTCCCAGGTTTTAATGTGAAAACTCATTCCAGTAGTAAAATGACTATTTTTAAGATCATCTCGAATCACATGAATTTATACAATCTAGTTTTCTGAGCAGGTATAAACAATCAATAAACATCTTCTTATAAACTTTATTAgctacattaattttttttagctatATTAATTTTTAACTTGTCAAAGTAAGAAATCAAAAAATCTATGTGGAGGCCAAGTGAATGAAACGACTCAGAAATATAAAGCCGGTAGAATCATCTCGACCACAGCGCCAGATGTTTCTGCACCAGGAGAAATAATCCACTGGTTTACCAAAATATTCTTCTAATCAGAGGCCACATTGGAGTCTTCTCATTCATACGTGAAGTCCACCGACTTCTGCAAGggcttgtgtgtttttcttcagttttaatCACATGACATTTGCTAACAATACagaatattgaaaataaatattgatatatTTTCCTAAATATAGAAGCCGGATACCTCTTTCACCACTGATGCAATAAtggtttataaaaaaataaaataatatttttgagttagatttttcagatttatttaggTCAACATATAATCTATGACCTATAATAAATAGTGCGCATTTTCATTTAGtgtgtattaatttattaatgaaaaattattttttataaattgatAACTCATTTTGTCAGCAATACTTCACATTAGTgtccaaatttaaaaataaatgtacattagAATCATAATTATCTTGAAATTTGGAGATGGAAAGATCAACCACTCAATGCACGTGAAGACAAGAAAATGTTGCAAAGTCGTGGTGATGGAATTAAATCAGAAATTCAGTCGCTTGTTCTTTGGActctacagacacaaacaactcCCCATCTTCATTCAGTCTACACACATTGTGGGCGAATATCGTTTTAAAGTCTCCAGAGCTGCACTATGTTTGAATTTGTGATTCTCTTTGGAGAGTTTTGGGCAGAGGAGGGtggaagacaaagacagagagattcAAGAAGTGATGGAAATACTTGTTGAGTAGTTTGTCAGACCACCAGGTAACCTCTTCCATCTCTTAAACATACCTCTAAAGATTAATGTCTTTACTAAGACTAATGTAGTTCGCTGCCGTAATTTTAAGGTTGCTCACAATGTTCCCCAGAATGTCTGCATACTTTCTGTCTTTCATCttaatttgtgattttaaaaaaaaaacaaccattatAATCATATTTATAGCTCACCTACTTTCTGTGCTGAAGGCTGGTCGTGTGATCCTTCAGAGGCTCCTCTGGTGGAACAAGTCTTCCTTTAACTCAGTAGAGAAGTGACAGGTGATGATGCAGCAACCAGCAGATGACCACAGACTCAGCACAGCGGTGGGAACTCAACTTCTTCTGAAATTCAGCAGGGGCTGTGTCAtcccaaaacaaaactgttcgTCCACACAGGGGGCATGAGAAGAAAAGCAGGGGCATCACGAGAGTGCTTCTCCCTGTGGCCCTCCCTTCTGTCCCTCCTACGTCTcctccccgccccccccccccaccacacttCCCCTTTCTTCTTACATCCCCGGGGCTCTATTTTTTGCTGGGAAGCATTCTCCTTCGACGAGACGGGAAGTAGAATTGTTTTCTGGGATCAATGGAAATACTGCCGAAAGTCCAGAGTGCGCTGTGTGATCCTCAAGGTTTCCAGCTCAGTTGTTGTCCGGTGTTTAGTGCCAGACATGATGAAATTATCAGGATGCATGAGTTAAAAagatgtttattattatttgttaaagtgtgtttgtgtgtttagttgtGAGATTAATTCAAGACAAgctaatgaatgaatggaataaaCATTCATGTGACTTTACTCTGGCGAccttcaattcagttcaattaaaaaaactttagtAGACCCCAAGGGACCTGCACCTCATTTACATCTAGATTCATagacaaataatttcacaaagaAGAGAGTCATAAAATCAAGTCTTACCATAAAGgattatttaatttacttttcaaTCTGTGCATCCCTGTAATGTTATTCCTCTCAATAAAATTCAAAGAGCTCATCCTGCTCCGCTGGActcccatctctgtcttgtTTGGCTGTAGAATGAGTGAGTTTTCGCCTGTGAACCAGTCTCTTTGCTCTGCAACCCGCCTGCAGATACGAGCCACATTATACAACAGAATAGTTCAGTTTTGATTCCTCCTTGCTGATGGGCCAATATGCTTTCAAAGGCATTCAATTGGAACTGGAATTTCATGGTGAGAGTTCACAGTATAGGGGTCACACAAACTGATAAGGCTAATAATAGTCCTGTCGCTGACAGATGTGCCTCTAATCCTACATTTACACTATTCCTTGTCTTGAAttgttaaattacattttaaaaaaaatcagatttactttatattttaattctccTCTTtcggaaaacacatttttctctttgacCGACTTAGATTAGAGCAACACCACTCTCTCTGTTTGTCCCGTGGATGTGGAAGGACTGCCAGAAGAGTCCAGGAAGTAACTGCGCCCAGCCAAGGAACCGTCTATCCCAAACTCCTTGAAACCATTTCTGTTACACTCAGTTTCTTGTTTTCAAATTTAGATAGAAAGTTATAGAATCACATATCTGCAGATTCACAAGGTTGGCGGGTCAAGACTACATCGGAGCTAAAGCTGCTATACGTAATTTTTTGACAAAATACTTTCagacatatatgtatatatacacgtatatataaatatatactgtatatacatattcaAAAACTGTCACCAGGATTTTAAAGTATTAAGTGGGACAGACAACCTGTGAAAGTCAGATTCTTACAGCCTCAGCTCTTGTTCTTAATGCCATTTACAACAATCCCCCATGTCTGAATATAAATCACTAGAGCCAGACGTGTGTCTGATAGAGACCTTGTGAGGGCATGAGTGGGAACAGAAAGACTGTTCACAGCACAAGAGTGGCTCCATCAAACCGACTGCTAGAAGACATTCAGGCGCGGTTCATCGCTGCAAACGGCATCAGCAGCACTAGATGGGGCCATAGGAGTCTGATTTCTTTCACAGATCATCTGAGTAATTTGAGGACAAGACCAAATAATGTTTCCTTGACCTCAGGAAAGAGGTGATTTTAAGTATGAGGGAAATGATCAGAGATCTGGTATAATGACTGCATTCtacaattacaaataaaacattataaaagcatagtaaaaaaaacataacataatAAATATAATCTTTAGCAtatgccttttttaaatttccattaCACAGTTTCCTAGTGATAGAACACATTCGTTAACAAATGAGGTCGCGGTTACTTGCTTACTCTCCTTTAgggaatgaaaaacacaaaagtccCAACAGATAAAACAGATGCAAAAGTTACCAgataaaacagacacaaatgtcAAGAGACCTACTGAGACATCTCCCACAGAAGTCTGCTAACCTTTGATTCTGCAGCAGAATCCgatgtttgaactgaaacaAGCTGAAAGTTCACCAAAATGTTCTTTGGGGAGACTCATTATGTGAAACCCCCAGTGAGGAAACAATTTACACACAGGTTATGGTAAACATGTTAAgctaaaataaaggaaaagctGTATAGCCCATGCAAATTTATGCAATAGGAAAGATCATAGAttcacatatatattttttactacaaatatataatcaaatatattataCATTTGATTTATATATACACTTTGACAGTTGCAATTGATTTAAATTTCTAACTTTTATGAAATTTTTTGTTTAAGGTGTGTGAGACTAAACTTCATCCAGTACAATaatttttgtgttcttgtttgGTAAAAAAGAACATGGTTGCAGCTCCTTCTGTAAAAGACTGGGTCAAATTGACGAAGGATGTACTGATATTGACCACAGGCCCTTGAAGTGGATCAAATCAGACTGAAATCCTGTGGGGGTCGAATTTTTATATCAATAGTATGATGTCAAGAAATGGAAAAGTTTGGATTATGTTTGGAGTGACAAAGTTATTTTGTTGATAATCTCACTGGATCATGAAAATGATAGGTGTCATTCTGGTGGTCATGGAACATGGATccaatgcaatttcctccgggattaataaagtatctatctatctatctatctatctatctatcttcgcTGTTTCATTCGAgttgttttacattatttatagGACATGCACTAATTAAAGCTACGTGGCCTCTGGAGAAgctaaatatttatcatgataATGGCTTTGCTGTTCTCATGTAAAAAATGCCCAACTATGAATGTCACATTTTTCCATTGGTCATTTAACTGAATACCATATTACTatggtgaaataaaaaattatccATCGTTCTTGCTCTTGTTCTTACTCAGTTTTAACTTCCTTGCTAATGTCATGGCCTAATTGGTGATCTGAACAGCCAACTCCCCTCTCACAACCGAGCCTTTCACTGTGAAACAGAGAAATTGTTTCTTCGCGTATAAATAGCAGGAGAAACCAAGTGATTATGATCTCATGACAAAACCTGCCGGACAACTCTTGTACTGTATcccaaaaaatatttgttgtcaGCGGTGCTtgaataaattcttttttcTCTGAGTTTGAAGGGACACAACAAAACAGGCCTGTTGATTGAATTGGATAAGAGCTGAGactgaaaacacattaaagcAGCTGCTGGTTGTCCGTAAGAAAATTACTTTCCTTAAACAAAGGTCCATGGAGGATTCAACATCGCTTAAGGCATCCGTTAGTTAAACTCCCAGCACAATGGAGAATTTGAAGGGATGGAAAAGCTGCATCTAATTTCTAATAACATCATCAGCCATCCCTCTTTTAAAGGGTACATGGACATTTCCAT
This window of the Antennarius striatus isolate MH-2024 chromosome 12, ASM4005453v1, whole genome shotgun sequence genome carries:
- the LOC137604995 gene encoding gap junction alpha-5 protein-like, translated to MGDWSLLGNFLEEVQEHSTSVGKVWLTVLFIFRILVLGTAAESSWGDEQSDFLCDTQQPGCTNVCYDSAFPIAHIRYWVLQIVFVSTPSLIYMGHAMHTVRREEKQRRKEQEEREARGEHEGDLEGDKEYLQHKESEKAMTSERTGHVRLKGALLQTYMLSILIRTVMEVMFIVVQYLIYGVFLKALYLCKAWPCPNPVNCYMSRPTEKNVFIVFMLVVAGVSLLLSVLELYHLSWKTLRRFMRKRVIQRNNHRAVTVAASAALEPSSPSQPSASCTPPPDFSQCLAAPSSMNPMTSMASQPFNNRMALQQNSVNLATERHHSCDTVEEEEDFLRMRYDQAPTQLPNSCSPSPLLHCMRDKRRLSKTSGSSSRARQDDLAV